A part of Methanobrevibacter sp. genomic DNA contains:
- the purL gene encoding phosphoribosylformylglycinamidine synthase subunit PurL, with protein sequence MTLADSEIEYIEGILGREMNELEEGMLDVMFSEHCSYKSSRPFLRAFPTEGENIILGPGDDAGLVSVTDKYALAVGMESHNHPSAIEPYGGAGTGIGGILRDIISMGAMPIALLDSLRFGPLEEDEKSRYLFEHVVKGISDYGNRVGVPTVAGEIEFDESFRTNPLVNVMCVGLVEKDKIVRAEAPNIGDVFLLMGGTTGRDGIHGVTFASEELTSDSETEDRPAVQVADPFTKKRVLEASLEILEKINVSGVKDLGGGGLTCCISELVDSSQNGALVDLRSIPLRETGMTPYEIMLSESQERMVFVINPDDVELAQKICDKHEIVSSVIGEVIEGNNMIISDEGEEIASLPTILLADPPSIDRPIVEIPEDTEKIELKEPGVYKSLPKLLSSPNIASKEWVYKQYDHEVQVRTVVKPGDDAAVLRIDEDTAIALTTDSNTIHTKLSPFDGAAGCVAEAIRNVISMGATPYAVVDCLNFGNPETPEILWQFKTAIEGMSLVAEKFNAPVISGNVSFYNETEGIKINPTPAVGVIGVENIENIRTMDFKNEGDKILLIGKTYDELTGSEYHRTIHNLEKGTAPRIRIDEEVANGQTVLRLIDEDKDKNITAVHDVSAGGIAVALSEMVIKSGLGCDVTLTDDELDKIQLLYSESHGRYILTVKADALDDILSKIDVDVAVIGEVKGDSLNINGHEFSFEDLNNAYHGVIEKYMA encoded by the coding sequence ATGACTTTAGCTGATTCTGAAATTGAATATATAGAAGGAATCCTTGGAAGGGAAATGAACGAGTTAGAGGAAGGAATGCTTGATGTAATGTTTTCAGAACATTGTTCTTACAAAAGCAGCCGTCCGTTTTTAAGGGCTTTCCCTACTGAAGGAGAAAACATTATTTTAGGTCCTGGTGATGATGCGGGACTTGTATCTGTAACTGACAAATACGCTTTAGCTGTTGGAATGGAATCTCACAACCATCCATCCGCTATTGAGCCTTATGGTGGAGCGGGTACCGGTATTGGAGGTATCCTAAGGGATATCATATCCATGGGAGCAATGCCTATTGCACTTCTAGATTCACTAAGATTTGGACCATTGGAAGAAGACGAAAAATCAAGATACCTGTTTGAACATGTAGTAAAGGGAATTTCCGATTATGGTAATCGTGTAGGAGTTCCGACCGTCGCCGGTGAAATTGAATTCGATGAATCATTCAGAACAAATCCTTTGGTCAATGTAATGTGCGTAGGGCTCGTTGAAAAGGATAAAATCGTTCGTGCTGAAGCGCCTAATATTGGCGACGTGTTCCTACTGATGGGAGGAACCACTGGCCGTGATGGAATTCATGGCGTAACATTCGCATCAGAAGAGTTAACATCCGATTCAGAAACTGAAGATAGGCCTGCTGTTCAAGTAGCCGACCCATTTACTAAAAAAAGAGTTCTGGAAGCATCATTGGAAATATTGGAGAAAATAAATGTCAGTGGTGTTAAGGATTTAGGTGGTGGGGGTCTCACCTGCTGCATTTCAGAACTTGTGGACTCTTCTCAAAATGGGGCATTGGTGGATTTACGTTCAATTCCATTAAGGGAAACCGGAATGACTCCATATGAAATCATGCTTTCAGAATCACAGGAAAGGATGGTTTTCGTTATCAATCCTGATGATGTCGAGTTAGCTCAAAAAATCTGCGATAAGCATGAAATAGTATCATCAGTTATCGGCGAAGTCATTGAAGGAAACAACATGATTATTTCAGATGAAGGTGAAGAGATAGCTAGCTTACCAACAATTCTTTTAGCAGACCCTCCTTCAATCGACAGGCCAATCGTTGAGATTCCAGAAGATACAGAAAAGATAGAACTTAAGGAACCTGGAGTCTATAAATCATTACCTAAATTATTATCTTCTCCTAATATAGCTTCAAAGGAATGGGTTTACAAACAGTATGACCATGAAGTTCAAGTAAGGACAGTTGTAAAACCTGGAGATGATGCGGCAGTATTGAGAATTGACGAAGATACCGCCATTGCACTTACTACAGACTCCAATACAATTCATACTAAATTATCTCCATTTGATGGAGCTGCCGGATGTGTTGCAGAAGCTATACGCAATGTGATTTCAATGGGTGCAACTCCTTATGCAGTTGTAGATTGTCTTAACTTCGGAAATCCTGAAACACCAGAAATCTTATGGCAATTTAAAACAGCAATTGAAGGAATGAGTTTGGTGGCAGAAAAATTTAATGCACCTGTCATTAGTGGAAATGTAAGTTTTTACAATGAAACTGAAGGAATTAAGATCAATCCTACTCCTGCTGTTGGCGTAATCGGTGTTGAAAATATCGAAAACATCAGAACCATGGACTTTAAAAACGAAGGAGATAAGATTCTTTTAATCGGTAAGACCTATGATGAACTGACTGGTTCCGAGTATCACAGAACCATTCATAACTTGGAAAAGGGCACTGCTCCTAGAATCAGGATAGATGAAGAGGTAGCCAATGGTCAAACCGTATTGAGATTAATCGATGAGGATAAGGATAAAAATATCACTGCCGTTCATGACGTTTCAGCTGGTGGAATTGCCGTTGCACTTTCTGAAATGGTAATAAAATCCGGTTTGGGATGTGACGTTACCCTAACCGATGATGAATTGGATAAAATACAATTGCTTTACTCTGAAAGTCACGGCAGATATATCCTGACCGTCAAGGCAGATGCTCTTGATGATATTTTATCAAAAATCGATGTGGATGTTGCGGTAATCGGCGAAGTTAAAGGCGATTCCTTAAATATAAATGGTCATGAATTTAGTTTTGAAGATTTAAATAATGCATATCATGGAGTAATTGAGAAATACATGGCATAA
- a CDS encoding tyrosine-type recombinase/integrase: protein MSLKELLYEAEEDENNGVKWKHSRLKAKLVEYRHYMYQHYAPGTVRKEMNCIKYFYKFYDIEILSLPKINEKSIQKPAPIYFKDLPDKAVIREAFQIASPLMKAIILFSCSSGCARTETLSLTIGDYIEALSEYLPYRNMDIFNAIDYLNNVDDVVPTFSILRKKTNKYYITYCSPEAVKAINAYLLLRDKPLTEESPLFRISRTYMVQSFEMINDTLGLGRVGKYRRLRSHMLRKFHASALYNSGMSLDKVNDLQGKAKNKTDAAYFMTNPDDLKYEYIKHLPAVTINTDVEKLSIKSPQFIQMEKENESLRLEVGSMRNEIEEMRGLKKELLGIINMVSEG, encoded by the coding sequence ATGAGCTTAAAAGAACTTCTTTATGAAGCTGAAGAAGATGAAAACAATGGAGTAAAATGGAAACACAGTCGGTTAAAAGCAAAATTAGTCGAATATAGGCATTACATGTATCAGCATTATGCTCCTGGAACTGTCAGAAAAGAGATGAACTGCATTAAATATTTCTATAAATTCTATGACATTGAGATATTGTCATTGCCAAAGATTAATGAAAAGAGCATTCAAAAGCCCGCTCCAATATATTTCAAGGATTTGCCGGATAAGGCTGTTATAAGGGAAGCTTTTCAAATAGCTTCTCCTCTAATGAAAGCTATAATTTTGTTTTCATGTTCCAGCGGTTGTGCCAGAACTGAAACATTGAGTCTGACAATTGGAGATTACATTGAGGCATTGTCTGAATATCTTCCCTACAGAAATATGGACATCTTTAATGCAATCGATTATTTAAATAATGTCGATGATGTGGTTCCAACATTCAGTATTTTAAGGAAAAAGACAAACAAGTATTACATCACATACTGCAGTCCTGAAGCGGTAAAAGCTATTAATGCATATCTGTTGTTGAGGGATAAACCTCTAACTGAGGAAAGTCCATTGTTTAGGATTAGCAGGACATATATGGTCCAGTCATTTGAAATGATCAATGACACTTTAGGTCTCGGTAGGGTTGGAAAGTATCGAAGGCTGAGAAGCCACATGCTCAGGAAGTTTCATGCATCAGCATTGTATAATAGTGGCATGAGTTTGGATAAGGTCAATGATTTGCAGGGAAAGGCCAAAAACAAAACAGATGCAGCATATTTCATGACAAACCCTGACGATTTGAAATATGAATATATAAAACATCTGCCGGCAGTAACAATCAACACTGACGTTGAAAAGCTATCCATCAAATCACCTCAGTTCATTCAAATGGAAAAAGAAAACGAATCCTTAAGATTAGAAGTAGGTAGCATGAGAAATGAAATTGAGGAGATGAGAGGTTTGAAGAAAGAACTTTTAGGCATCATAAACATGGTTAGTGAAGGGTAA
- a CDS encoding ferritin family protein has product MVKYEHEIGITKDTPVENYVAGNFEGETNEVGIYLAMSRQASREGYGELAEVFKRLAWEEAEHAARFCEMNGIIKDDLKANIEWMMGGEKMANAEKREASEKAQEAGIETAADFFRESSKDEGRHYKILEGILERYF; this is encoded by the coding sequence ATGGTAAAATACGAACATGAAATTGGAATCACTAAAGACACTCCTGTTGAAAATTATGTAGCAGGAAACTTCGAAGGCGAAACTAACGAAGTAGGTATCTACTTAGCAATGTCTAGACAAGCCTCTAGAGAAGGCTATGGGGAATTAGCTGAAGTATTTAAAAGATTAGCATGGGAAGAAGCTGAACATGCTGCCAGATTCTGTGAAATGAACGGAATCATTAAAGATGACCTAAAAGCTAACATCGAATGGATGATGGGCGGAGAAAAAATGGCTAACGCTGAAAAAAGAGAAGCTTCAGAAAAAGCTCAAGAAGCTGGAATTGAAACCGCTGCTGATTTCTTCAGGGAAAGCTCAAAAGACGAAGGTCGTCACTACAAAATCTTAGAAGGAATTTTAGAAAGATACTTCTAA
- the glp gene encoding gephyrin-like molybdotransferase Glp translates to MFLSKLDSLTNALKLINDNQRYCGIEEISIHDCHKRVLAEDIKAYHNSPPFDKSAMDGFAVIGENTFGASQSSPKEFKIIDAIGAGDFSDRKVGENEAIVIATGAPIPQGADAVIMKEYTTTEGDNLTIYSQVTPGENVSPKAEDIKKGETILSKNAFIRYSEMGLIASAGYDKVKVFKKPRIKLIITGNELVEPTKEEIDKAKIINSNQFTIKAMVEDSGAVCEIAHAGDTFEEVRDAILEASEDFDVIMTTGGTAISKGDVVLDVVDDIGEILFHGVAIRPGKPIGAGIVNDKMVFTFSGQPVAAMTQFDIFARKYLFEMQGRSFDFEIVKKESKLKIPSQLGRTDFIRSFTDEDYTRHVLNRGSGIIRSMVEANSYIIIDENDEGYQKNDIVDVVFFNSLLW, encoded by the coding sequence ATGTTTTTATCAAAATTGGATTCATTAACTAATGCCTTAAAGCTGATTAATGATAATCAAAGGTATTGCGGTATTGAAGAGATATCGATACATGATTGTCATAAGAGAGTTTTGGCTGAGGATATTAAAGCTTATCATAATTCTCCACCTTTTGATAAATCTGCAATGGATGGTTTTGCTGTAATCGGTGAAAATACATTTGGAGCATCGCAATCCAGTCCTAAGGAGTTTAAAATTATTGATGCGATTGGTGCAGGAGATTTTTCCGATAGAAAAGTCGGGGAAAATGAGGCCATTGTAATAGCCACTGGCGCTCCAATCCCTCAAGGCGCCGATGCAGTTATCATGAAGGAATACACAACTACCGAAGGGGATAATTTGACTATTTATTCTCAGGTTACTCCGGGCGAAAATGTGAGCCCTAAAGCTGAAGACATCAAAAAGGGAGAGACAATCCTTTCTAAAAATGCATTTATAAGGTATTCTGAGATGGGTTTAATAGCTTCCGCTGGCTATGATAAGGTAAAGGTTTTCAAAAAGCCTAGAATTAAATTGATTATAACGGGCAATGAGCTTGTTGAACCAACTAAAGAGGAGATTGACAAGGCTAAAATTATTAATTCTAATCAATTCACTATCAAGGCAATGGTTGAGGATTCCGGAGCAGTTTGTGAGATTGCTCATGCTGGAGATACTTTTGAAGAGGTTAGGGATGCTATTCTTGAGGCATCCGAGGATTTTGATGTAATAATGACCACTGGCGGAACAGCAATCAGCAAGGGTGATGTTGTTTTGGATGTTGTGGATGATATTGGTGAAATTCTGTTCCATGGCGTTGCAATCAGGCCCGGCAAACCGATTGGTGCAGGCATTGTCAATGACAAGATGGTATTTACATTTTCAGGCCAACCCGTTGCGGCCATGACTCAATTTGATATTTTTGCAAGGAAATATTTATTTGAAATGCAGGGAAGATCTTTTGATTTTGAAATTGTCAAAAAAGAATCAAAACTCAAGATTCCATCTCAACTTGGAAGGACAGATTTCATCCGTTCATTTACAGATGAGGATTATACCAGGCATGTCTTGAATAGGGGTTCTGGTATAATTAGGTCAATGGTTGAGGCGAACAGCTATATCATCATAGATGAAAATGATGAAGGATATCAGAAGAATGATATAGTTGATGTTGTGTTCTTTAATTCACTACTTTGGTAA
- a CDS encoding FprA family A-type flavoprotein — MKANAQKIADGVYWIGVLDWDLRSYHGYTLDGTTYNAYIVFGEDEVAIIDNAYPGKTKEMMARIDDAFAQEGKDVKVDYIIQNHVEKDHSGVLVDLHKRFPEAPIYCSKIAVNGLLKHYPALEGAEFITVGTGDSLDVGGRTLAFLDAFLLHWPDSMFTLLADETGILFPNDAFGQHLCFTKRFSDEIPEHVLMDATQKFYANLITPLSKLVLKKLNEVVELGLLEQIKMIAPSHGQIWTDPMQVIGAYQNWATGVCEDKITIIYDTMHYSTQQMAHEIAEGAISEGYDVEIFFLHEDERSEIVKSILTSKGIAIGDPTINDVPYPSIGDIMYYLKGLLFNRTGIERKAVTFGSMGGRGGAPQKLAEEIATCGFDVVGTQEITFVPNAEEDDASYELGKKLAQACKEL, encoded by the coding sequence ATGAAAGCAAATGCACAAAAAATAGCTGATGGAGTATACTGGATTGGTGTGCTCGATTGGGATTTAAGAAGTTACCACGGCTACACATTAGATGGAACTACTTACAACGCATATATTGTATTTGGAGAAGATGAAGTGGCAATCATTGATAATGCATATCCTGGAAAAACAAAAGAGATGATGGCACGTATCGATGATGCATTCGCTCAAGAGGGAAAGGATGTAAAAGTTGACTACATCATCCAAAACCACGTTGAAAAAGACCACTCCGGAGTTTTGGTGGATTTACACAAAAGATTCCCGGAAGCACCAATTTACTGCTCTAAAATTGCTGTAAACGGTCTTTTAAAACACTACCCTGCACTGGAAGGTGCTGAATTTATCACAGTTGGAACTGGAGACTCATTGGATGTCGGGGGAAGAACATTAGCCTTCCTAGATGCATTCTTACTACACTGGCCGGACAGCATGTTTACATTGCTTGCTGATGAAACTGGAATTTTATTCCCTAACGATGCATTCGGTCAGCACTTGTGCTTCACAAAAAGATTCTCAGATGAAATACCAGAACACGTCCTGATGGATGCGACCCAAAAATTCTATGCGAACCTGATTACACCTCTTTCAAAATTGGTGCTTAAAAAATTAAATGAGGTAGTGGAATTGGGCTTGCTTGAACAAATCAAAATGATTGCGCCTTCACACGGTCAAATCTGGACAGATCCTATGCAAGTAATTGGAGCTTACCAAAACTGGGCTACCGGCGTATGTGAAGACAAAATCACAATAATATATGATACAATGCACTATTCCACCCAACAGATGGCTCATGAAATTGCTGAAGGAGCAATCTCTGAAGGCTATGATGTAGAAATCTTCTTCCTGCATGAAGATGAAAGATCAGAAATCGTGAAAAGTATCTTAACCAGTAAGGGAATAGCTATCGGAGACCCAACAATCAACGATGTTCCGTACCCAAGTATCGGGGACATAATGTACTACCTGAAAGGCCTTTTATTCAACAGGACAGGCATAGAAAGAAAAGCTGTCACATTCGGTTCAATGGGTGGAAGAGGTGGAGCGCCTCAAAAACTTGCCGAAGAAATAGCAACTTGCGGATTTGATGTTGTAGGCACTCAAGAAATTACATTCGTGCCAAATGCTGAAGAAGATGACGCAAGCTATGAGTTAGGTAAAAAATTAGCTCAGGCATGTAAGGAATTATAA
- the ileS gene encoding isoleucine--tRNA ligase, whose protein sequence is MPINEAEKSYNHDKIEKKVQEFWKENETFRKVNELREKGPRYSFLDGPPYCSGKIHLGTAWNKVIKDSYLRYKSMNGFSLRRQAGWDMHGLPIENKVEHLLNIQSKQEIEEIGIDKFVDKCREFALENKVAMEEQFDQLGVWMDWDDPYMTLDPKYMESSWWTLKRANEQNLLVNDQRVISWCPHCGTALAAAEIEYEEKVDPSIYIKFPVRGQDDTYFLVWTTTPWTLPANMAICANPEFDYVYVLKDGETYILAENLMETVLGRQIKIHKTKIPAESEDEEDKIIEEKEVMYEVIKTVKGEELIGLSYNYILMDEVPIHAEFDEIDAVHKVLPGDHVELGEGTGLVHTAPGHGPDDFEVGKANGIPIFCPVGEDGCFSEDGGKYVGKFTKDENAQIIKDLEDKGLMYHSETIEHRYGVCWRCKTPIIYRATKQWFLKVTEIKQKMLDEIASVEWVPKWAGEGRFHDWVDNARDWTISRQRFWGIPIPIWECPDCGEIKVIGSLDELKSESLNEITVGDAELIHRPYVDEVEVKCDKCGKSIKRIPDVLDVWIDSGVAGWASLYYPAENDKFDDWFPYDFITEGHDQTRGWFYSQLGTGVISMGRSPYQKVLMHGFVLDENGNKMSKSLGNVVSPEEVIEKYGADVLRFYLLWASKPWDDLKFVWEELLNINKMFNILWNVYVFSTTYMSLDNFNPVGLTEDDMILRAEDKWIISKANSLVKEVAEDLDNLFFHKATRKINNFILEDLSRWYVRLIRGRTWVESDDPDKLGAYYSLYTALVKLISVLCPIAPHISEEIYENLVKGVDSQAPESIHMNDWGYDEDAIDEELEAKMDVAREVIEASIRARDMAQYKLRWPVSDITVVSQDEDVLKAIEELTDIIKDQSNTKEVLCASEFEKLSFIAKPNLKILGPKLKGDMGKVVKGLKMADGNQVKADLEANGSVEIEGIELSSEEVLFDSELPDDFVSSEFEGGNVFVNTNITLEIRQEAMARELIRRIQDMRKDLDLDVEANINVDVETSAEFKDLIVPQSEFVAHEVRANSFIITDTEECSKDSKDYTKEWDIEGEKVVISIKN, encoded by the coding sequence ATGCCAATAAACGAGGCAGAAAAATCATATAATCACGATAAAATAGAAAAGAAAGTTCAAGAATTCTGGAAAGAAAATGAAACTTTTAGAAAGGTCAATGAACTTAGAGAAAAAGGTCCTAGATATTCCTTTTTAGATGGTCCACCTTATTGTAGCGGTAAGATTCATTTAGGTACCGCTTGGAACAAAGTTATTAAGGATTCATACTTGCGTTACAAATCAATGAATGGATTCAGCTTAAGAAGACAGGCTGGATGGGATATGCACGGTCTTCCAATCGAGAATAAGGTAGAGCACTTGCTGAACATTCAATCCAAGCAAGAAATTGAAGAGATTGGCATTGACAAATTCGTTGATAAATGTAGAGAGTTTGCCCTTGAAAATAAAGTTGCCATGGAAGAGCAATTCGACCAGTTGGGTGTTTGGATGGATTGGGATGACCCATACATGACTTTGGATCCTAAATACATGGAATCCTCATGGTGGACACTCAAAAGAGCAAACGAGCAGAATTTGCTTGTCAATGACCAAAGGGTAATCAGCTGGTGTCCGCACTGTGGAACCGCACTTGCGGCTGCAGAGATAGAATATGAAGAAAAGGTCGATCCGTCAATTTATATCAAATTCCCTGTAAGGGGTCAGGATGATACTTATTTCCTGGTTTGGACAACTACTCCATGGACCTTGCCTGCAAACATGGCTATTTGTGCAAACCCTGAATTCGATTATGTTTATGTGTTAAAAGACGGCGAAACATATATTTTAGCTGAAAACTTGATGGAAACAGTATTGGGTCGTCAAATCAAGATTCACAAAACTAAAATACCTGCCGAAAGTGAAGATGAAGAAGACAAGATTATTGAAGAAAAAGAAGTGATGTATGAAGTCATCAAAACAGTTAAAGGTGAAGAGCTAATCGGATTGAGCTATAACTACATTTTGATGGATGAAGTGCCGATACATGCCGAATTCGATGAAATCGATGCGGTTCATAAGGTTTTGCCTGGAGACCATGTTGAGCTTGGTGAAGGTACAGGTTTAGTACACACTGCACCAGGACACGGTCCGGACGATTTTGAAGTGGGTAAAGCTAATGGAATTCCAATTTTCTGCCCTGTTGGAGAAGATGGATGCTTCAGCGAAGACGGAGGCAAATATGTTGGAAAATTCACAAAAGATGAAAATGCTCAAATTATCAAGGATTTAGAAGACAAAGGCTTAATGTATCACTCAGAAACCATTGAACACAGATACGGTGTATGTTGGAGATGTAAAACTCCTATTATATATAGGGCTACCAAACAATGGTTTTTAAAAGTAACTGAAATTAAACAAAAAATGTTGGATGAAATTGCAAGCGTCGAATGGGTACCTAAATGGGCTGGTGAAGGCAGATTCCATGATTGGGTAGATAATGCCAGGGACTGGACAATTTCAAGACAAAGATTCTGGGGTATTCCAATTCCAATTTGGGAATGTCCTGATTGTGGAGAGATAAAAGTCATAGGATCCCTTGACGAGTTAAAATCAGAATCATTGAACGAAATCACAGTTGGCGATGCCGAACTTATTCACAGGCCGTATGTGGATGAGGTCGAAGTAAAATGCGATAAATGTGGCAAGTCAATTAAAAGGATTCCTGATGTATTGGATGTATGGATTGACTCAGGAGTAGCAGGATGGGCTTCACTTTACTATCCTGCCGAAAATGATAAGTTTGATGATTGGTTCCCTTATGACTTCATTACAGAAGGCCATGACCAAACCAGAGGATGGTTCTACTCACAGCTTGGAACTGGAGTAATTTCTATGGGCAGGAGTCCATATCAAAAAGTGCTGATGCACGGGTTCGTGTTGGATGAAAACGGTAATAAGATGTCCAAATCATTAGGAAATGTAGTGTCTCCTGAAGAGGTAATTGAAAAATATGGGGCTGATGTGCTCAGATTCTACTTGTTGTGGGCATCCAAACCATGGGATGATTTGAAGTTCGTATGGGAAGAGCTTTTAAATATCAACAAGATGTTCAACATCTTGTGGAATGTATATGTATTTTCAACAACTTACATGTCCCTTGATAACTTCAATCCAGTTGGATTAACTGAAGATGACATGATTTTAAGGGCTGAAGACAAATGGATTATTTCTAAAGCCAATAGCTTGGTTAAAGAAGTGGCTGAAGACTTGGACAATCTATTCTTCCACAAGGCGACAAGAAAAATCAATAATTTCATTTTAGAAGATTTAAGTCGCTGGTATGTAAGGCTTATTCGTGGAAGGACATGGGTTGAAAGCGATGACCCGGACAAATTGGGAGCATATTACAGCCTATACACTGCTCTTGTTAAATTGATTTCAGTATTATGCCCAATAGCTCCTCACATATCAGAGGAAATCTATGAAAACCTTGTAAAGGGTGTTGATTCTCAAGCACCTGAAAGCATTCACATGAACGATTGGGGATATGATGAAGATGCAATAGATGAGGAATTGGAGGCTAAAATGGATGTTGCTCGTGAAGTTATTGAAGCATCAATTAGAGCACGTGACATGGCACAATACAAGCTTAGATGGCCAGTATCAGACATAACTGTTGTATCCCAGGATGAAGATGTCCTAAAAGCTATTGAGGAATTGACAGACATTATCAAAGATCAATCAAATACTAAAGAGGTTTTATGCGCTAGCGAATTTGAAAAATTGTCATTCATTGCAAAGCCTAACCTTAAGATTCTAGGTCCTAAACTCAAGGGGGACATGGGCAAGGTTGTAAAGGGTTTGAAAATGGCTGACGGCAATCAAGTCAAAGCTGACCTGGAAGCAAACGGAAGTGTTGAAATTGAAGGAATCGAATTGAGCTCTGAAGAAGTATTGTTTGATTCTGAACTTCCGGACGATTTCGTTTCTTCAGAGTTTGAAGGTGGAAACGTATTTGTAAATACCAATATTACTTTAGAAATCAGACAAGAAGCTATGGCTCGTGAACTGATAAGAAGGATTCAGGACATGAGAAAGGATTTGGATTTGGATGTTGAGGCAAACATCAATGTTGATGTGGAAACTTCAGCCGAATTCAAGGATTTAATTGTACCTCAAAGTGAATTTGTAGCTCACGAAGTAAGGGCAAATAGCTTTATCATAACTGACACAGAAGAGTGCAGTAAAGATTCTAAAGATTATACCAAAGAATGGGATATTGAAGGAGAGAAGGTAGTTATTTCAATTAAAAATTAA
- a CDS encoding site-2 protease family protein → MNGIYYYFIAFAIIWILAFVLHDRLSNHGVEINFPIIMWKTQRLRGLISRISNFSPKFWRWFMNVGIVVAFIAMIFITWSVISSIPSAFETPSVSIVIPGVDMPGSSIYVPFFYGLIALATVLVVHEFSHGIQAVGEKISIKSIGLLLFAILPGAFVEPDEDELKNAKKSSRLRVYAAGSIANMSLAIIAILLVSLFSYGIPHYFAEDGIEIDRIVSDSPSEGVLREGMILESIDNHSINTSSDYSKVVSSYAPGDNVTVKTDQGTYSLTLAKNPSNDSRGFFGIQAAKHFVLVDDSLGPIPWILFELIEMFEWIFMLNLGIGLFNLLPIKPLDGGHMLEILLSYKFSEEKVKPFVNALSVVMAMIIIFNIVAGFL, encoded by the coding sequence ATGAATGGTATTTATTATTATTTTATAGCTTTTGCTATCATCTGGATATTGGCTTTTGTATTGCATGATAGGTTGTCCAATCATGGTGTTGAAATCAATTTTCCAATCATAATGTGGAAGACTCAAAGGCTTAGGGGGCTGATATCTAGAATTTCTAATTTTTCACCTAAATTCTGGCGATGGTTCATGAATGTAGGAATTGTAGTGGCTTTTATAGCCATGATATTTATCACATGGTCGGTGATTAGCTCCATACCATCGGCATTTGAAACTCCATCAGTTTCCATTGTTATTCCGGGGGTGGACATGCCGGGATCATCGATTTACGTTCCGTTCTTTTACGGTTTGATTGCTCTTGCAACAGTTTTGGTAGTCCATGAATTTTCACATGGAATCCAGGCTGTAGGAGAAAAAATCTCCATCAAATCAATAGGGCTATTGTTGTTTGCAATACTTCCGGGCGCTTTTGTAGAGCCTGATGAAGATGAACTAAAAAATGCTAAAAAATCTTCAAGGCTGAGAGTTTATGCTGCAGGTTCGATTGCCAACATGAGCTTGGCAATAATTGCAATATTGCTGGTGTCACTGTTTTCCTATGGCATTCCTCATTACTTTGCGGAAGATGGCATTGAAATCGACAGGATTGTCAGTGATTCACCATCTGAAGGTGTTTTAAGGGAAGGGATGATTTTGGAATCCATTGATAATCATTCGATTAACACTTCCAGCGATTACAGTAAGGTCGTAAGTTCTTATGCTCCAGGAGACAACGTCACGGTCAAGACGGATCAGGGCACTTATTCGCTTACACTGGCCAAAAATCCAAGCAATGACTCCAGAGGGTTTTTCGGAATTCAGGCGGCAAAGCATTTCGTATTGGTGGATGACAGCTTGGGCCCTATACCTTGGATTCTATTTGAGCTCATCGAGATGTTTGAATGGATTTTCATGCTGAACCTTGGAATTGGATTGTTCAATCTGCTTCCTATCAAGCCGTTGGACGGCGGGCATATGCTTGAAATCTTATTGAGCTATAAGTTTTCTGAAGAAAAAGTCAAACCGTTTGTAAATGCCCTGTCGGTTGTAATGGCCATGATAATAATATTCAACATTGTGGCTGGATTCTTATAA